From the genome of Azospirillum brasilense, one region includes:
- the nifU gene encoding Fe-S cluster assembly protein NifU, translating into MWNYTDKVKEHFFNPKNAGALDEANAVGEVGSITCGDALKLMMKVNPDNQVIEDAKFQTFGCGSAIASSSALTEMIIGKTVDEALAVTNRDIAEYLGGLPPEKMHCSVMGAEALRAAIANFKGEEWVDDHEEGELVCKCFGIDAAMIERAVTVNSLTTLEEVTHYTKAGGSCQTCHEKIEEVLEAVLAKTGALAPPKPHAPGTVGLDAIKPLAPKAEAAPAKLTNVQRMQKIMFAIEELRPQIQRDGGDVELVDIDGKDIYVRLTGACSGCSQSAGTMMGVQAKLVEALGEFVRVKPASLLPVGA; encoded by the coding sequence ATGTGGAACTACACCGACAAGGTCAAGGAACACTTCTTCAACCCGAAGAACGCCGGCGCGCTGGATGAGGCGAACGCCGTGGGCGAGGTCGGGTCGATCACCTGCGGCGATGCCCTGAAGCTGATGATGAAGGTCAACCCCGACAACCAGGTCATCGAGGACGCGAAGTTCCAGACCTTCGGCTGCGGCTCGGCCATCGCGTCCTCGTCGGCGCTGACGGAGATGATCATCGGCAAGACGGTGGACGAGGCGCTGGCCGTCACCAACCGCGACATCGCCGAGTATCTGGGCGGCCTGCCGCCGGAGAAGATGCACTGTTCGGTCATGGGCGCCGAGGCGCTCCGCGCCGCCATCGCCAACTTCAAGGGCGAGGAGTGGGTCGACGACCACGAGGAAGGCGAGCTGGTCTGCAAGTGCTTCGGCATCGACGCGGCGATGATCGAGCGCGCGGTGACCGTCAACAGCCTGACCACGCTGGAGGAGGTCACCCACTACACCAAGGCCGGCGGCTCCTGCCAGACCTGCCACGAGAAGATCGAGGAGGTGCTGGAGGCCGTGCTCGCCAAGACCGGCGCGCTGGCCCCGCCCAAGCCCCACGCCCCCGGCACGGTCGGGCTGGACGCCATCAAGCCGCTAGCCCCGAAGGCCGAGGCCGCCCCGGCGAAGCTGACCAACGTGCAGCGCATGCAGAAAATCATGTTCGCCATCGAGGAGCTGCGCCCGCAGATCCAGCGCGACGGCGGCGACGTGGAGCTGGTGGACATCGACGGCAAGGACATCTACGTCCGGCTGACCGGCGCCTGCTCCGGCTGTTCGCAGTCCGCCGGCACCATGATGGGCGTGCAGGCCAAGCTGGTCGAGGCGCTGGGCGAGTTTGTCCGCGTCAAGCCCGCCTCCCTCCTGCCGGTGGGGGCCTGA